Part of the Loxodonta africana isolate mLoxAfr1 chromosome 15, mLoxAfr1.hap2, whole genome shotgun sequence genome is shown below.
tgttataaatcataatctctgcctgtggttaaaggggttagggtggaatgtaacactgTTGcacaagtcacctccctgatccaatataaagggagtttcgctgtggtgtggcctgcaccaccttttctttcTCAGGAGATAAGAAGAatggggaagtgagcagagaggaggacctcataccaccaagaaggcagggcggggagcagagtgtgtcctttggacctgatgtACTtgtgctgagatactcccaggccaagggaagactgatgcatcataaggaccttcctccagagctgacagagacagaaattcttcccctggagctgatgccctgagagaaaattaatttctgtttgttaaagccatacgcttgtgtatttctgttacagcagcactggatgactaagacagggcttcttcatttttttttaagtcctttgtTTTTTCCTCACATAAGtttgtgtcaagtgctttatcttcagtctcactaattctgatttccattgcctcgattctgctcctatgactttctattagttgtctacttctgaattttattgttaatcttctggatttctgtttgctttttctctatggattcttgcacccTATTaagtttgtcattatgctcttctctaatcttcttaagttcctctaatgcctTGTCTGTGtatcccttggcttgttctgtgttttgcctgatctccttcctgatctcttgaagagttctgtatattaatcttttatgttCAACCTCTGGTATTCTAGGaaattatcttcatctggaagatttcttgattctttgttttgggcacttgctgaagccattatggtctgcctctttatatgatttgatattgactgttggctccaagccatcaataagttattgtatttatttattttatgtttgcttactatgtccagcttcttgctttgttttgttttgatgtgcccagaCAGGCTGCTCATGTGGGCTAGTTtgtttattggtgcctttgaagctgtaATGTCCTGTTACTAGGTAGTTAGAGTTGTTATAGGTATATTAGCCCAGgaatctgtttacttttcttgtatggattcagctcagttgtccaggtagtcagacaccaagtgtgtgatgcatAATCTCACCTACACTCTTAGACAAGCAGGTGTAATTggtgcaggcacaggtatctggctgcagtagggggacACATGCAGAGCAAAGCAGGGATCTGACAGCTGCCCTTGTGTGTCTGTGAGGAACaggtgtccctgttccctagagtgtgtaggtggatgggttttgcagctggaatgTGGACACTCAATGCTGTTgactgtaaggactaggaggcaccacttatctttggaccctgtcttgggtggctaggtggaatgggtggagccaccagtcctcaggcccctagtGTGAATAGGTGAGGACTCTGATTACTAGGTAGAGCAGTGTCAGATGTCATatgcctgcctctccaccatatagctgaaatagttgaagttggacttcaggtatataccctgttatactgtgctaatgaggatgtatgctgttgaaatggcccCACAGAGGTCTATGtagtggtgaaaggcattcagaatctgtgggccccttatgcctgtgtctaggcaaaggagctacttctgccctgagttcccagcttaggggagacagcaaattattttttccctgtttgctaattgtttccttctccaaggcaggagaatggctcaggatacttgacaggtcttacttccagcccagggaaagcagctatcactgaagccagaTTGGGACCTGATGCAGTTTGGGGAgaggtcagttaaatgggagaattttttcccaaaggggtgttttttatCCACACAGTAGATTAGACACACATACTTATCTTTTGGTCTTTGAGTACTGCCTTTCACAGACTGTGAAGGCATCGGTGGACTCTCCATCACTCAGTCTCTCccactgtggaaaacatgtcccgaaTGCCACTGCTCACatccccacattctcaccaatgGATCTGGCCTGTAGGGTGCTGGTTCCTGCAGGGTCAGGTCTGGCATCTCCTCACTGCTTGTAAAatgtctcttccttctcctgctgCTCAGTACAATGCCTCAACTTCATGCTTTATGTTCAGCACTCCCGGACTGtcgtatataattgattcacttgttttttggggggtctttcttgtaagagggaccaccgtgAGCCTCTGACTGCTCTGTCCTCTTGGCACCACGTTTTCTGGAGATCTATtaccaaaaaagtcagccattgaattccctgtggagcactgttctactctgacacacatggggttgccatgagtcagagcgaaCTCGACAGTCGAcagttactactttttttttttttaatagatttgagtcagtattgactcagtggtggtaggttaggttttttggttttatattgtaaacacattttttgtttaaaattcatGCCCCGCACCACTCAGATTTCTTAGGGaggtattgttttaaatttttaaacttgtttttccttgatttcagaactttctttttcttggctagtagatttttaaatctttttgaaaacaaaacaaagttctgaaatatctaaaatataatttatttatttgtgaaaAATGATTCAAGTGACTTAATTTGGGACTTTCTTTGTGAAAAAATAATCTACAAAAGATATTATTTTAACTTTAGATGGTTTTTTATACACTAGGATATAATATATAAGAAAAAACTCAAATTTTACTACAGGATctagaatgattaaaaaaacttaaattttaaTAGTGCTCAAAATGTTTGTATGTTATGTTGTACCTGCACtatcttatgtgtgtgtgtttgaaatgaattattattttcttttgaatGTTTACCATACTTCATTACTACAATTGACAGTATTCATTTTGCAATGTGATAGCTAACAATTTTTCAATGTAAAGTGGCTTTGAGAATTTTGTAATCCATCAAACAGTTTGTTTTCAGCTGTAAAAATCTTATTATTTGATGTTACATTTATTATACTGTTTAAGGTATGATATATCTAAGGACAGCTTAAAATGTACAAATAATATTGTATTCATCATGTCAATGCCTTCATGGTGAAGCTCTGCAGGGATACAACACCTTAAACCCAGTAAACATAAACACCATAAAAGGTTGAAATTGTAACATTTACCAATCCCTAAgacattttttagttttttcagaAGCATCTAATAAGCTAGCAACATTTTTAATGATTGCAAATCTCACTTTATTTttcagaacaagtcaaggatATTGTGTAGCTGAGAAGGTAAGCAGTTTTTCCTGGTACTGTGACTAAACTCTAGACAAATCACTTTTAAAATCATGATTTTGCAACATTCTTATGCAGGCCCTCACTCTAGAAGGATTCCTTCACAATCATGGGTAGACTCTACTCCTATAGATAAGAAGCTTCAACAAGAGGAAATGATTTCCTgttaacatacaaaaaaagaactttcaaaatataattatttaaaattttagatgACTTTAATTTGAGCAATAATCCACAAAGTAGAAAGCATGTGATTTCTTTATAATAACCTTTGTCTTAGTATTGTACttgaaacatcttggaacatgaaAGCAGACGACTCCACAAAAGGTGCAAAGTTGgctttatttttactgttttcagtTATTATACAGTGAGAGCACAAATACCTTCAGTGAACATTTTAGTGGCAAAATGACACCTTGCTCTTATAATAGGAGAATTTTAGATGGAATTGACGATTTGGGAAAGATAATGACTTTGACTTATTTCAAATTGTGAACTTTGTTATGTCCCTTTATCCATCCACCATTCATACAGCAATCTCAGCAGGGATAGATGAAAAGTGCAGGACTCATCTCTGTAGGATCTAGGCAGATGCTAGTCTAAATGGAATAACACAAAAATATTAATTACTGCTATCCCAATTTTTCTAGCTCTTATGTTCTTTGAATCTAGCTTGTATTTTGCAACAGGCTTTTCTTTTAGGAGAATGGTACCCCCAGAAGTTATCAGTATTAGTCCAAGacttttattattactttaattTCCTATCAGTATATCAAATTTATCTGTACTATTAGCAAACCATCCTtgacttttatattaaaaatccaCAGAGTCGCCATGAACAATTCACTTAAGTCTCTCcagtttcagttttttcatctatgaAATGAGAGTAATAAGCTCCTaccatatagggttgctgggaaAATATATCAAATGTTATTTATGAGGTACCTGGACAGTTCTAATTTTTTCTATAATAACTAGTAATATCACCCTCATATTAGTGCTTTTCTCAAACACGTTTCCTTGCTTTTGATACACCATCAATCTTTGATGATATCTTTTAGATCTCTTTCTTTTGAATATTGAACAGTCATCACAGTATCCCGTGTCAGGAACTCATCAACTTTTTTCACAACTTGCATCTCAGAGATGCGCACATTCTTTTTGCTTTGGTCTTTAATGccatcaaacaaacaaaacaaaacctgctgccatccagtcaattccaactcatagtgaccctatgaaacagggtagaattgccccatagagtttccatggagcacctggcatatttgaactaccgaccttttggttaacagacgtagcacttaaccattgcaccactagggtttccttaagGCATTGTTGGAGTGATAAAAGATCTGTTTGAAAGGGAGTGCAAAATACACTAAGAAAACCTGCCTAAGACATGCAAGGACAACACGGTCTAAATACCATGCAAGATTTCCATTCTCCAGCCTTGTTCCTCCAGAACAAAGCCACAAGATCATGGACCATGACAAGTTATGCAATAGTATGCAGCACATAGTGTTTGGGGAATGACTGAGTTTTACATTTAGTCATAGAGAACTAAATATGCCATCACAGCCAACATGTGACTTTCTGATAtaataaaaaaggcaaagaggtagAGCTGAGGCATGCATTCAGGGTAGGAGATTCTATTCTTCTCTGTCacaaagttcaccagcattttggAGGTAATGACTGTGAAATAACAGAGATCAATGAAGGACAAACTGCGGAAAtagtacatgggtgtgtgcaaGTGAGTCCAACCAGGGTGATCATGCCCAGATTCTCCTCATTAGAAAATGCAATTCCTTCTAGAATGTGCGGCTGAATTTGAGTGATATACATACTGTTAGCCATTCAGTTACTTTCCAGACCCACTATTTGTATACTTTTGAATTGTTACCAGTAAACAAGGTTCTCTGTAAAGGGAAACCAGTCTACATGAGTGGTCAGTACATTATTTCTGTACTTTAAatgaatattttccttatattaATTGAAGTGAATGGTTTCTCTGATATGACAAAAAGATAAGACAGGAGAGCAGACACGAGGagctaaaagaagaaacagatggTGAAAAGGGGATGGACCCATGTAGAGATAGCAGGCCTTCTCTCATACACAATCACTTGTATATAATATGCCTAACTATGGGCATTATTTAACCACTATGAGGCTAATATATAAAATCAGTATACTAGTAATTGTTGTGgaatccctggatagtgcaaatggttaatgtgccttggaagaaagtcctgttgatctacttgcaaaaaatcaaccgttgaaaatcctgtggagcacagttctactctgatacacatagggtcgAAATTAGTCAAAATCAGCTTGATGGTAACCTGTCTGTTTCCTGGTAGGATTTGTTCTGCAGAAGAGTTGAGAGAATTGCAAATAAGGCATGGAAAGTGCTTTGTTGTTGtcactgctgttaggtgccaatgagtaAATTTTCAACTTGTATcgatcccatgtgacaaagtagaacaagccacatggttttctaggctgtaatctttacagaatcagacttcCAGGTCTTTCGCcagcagagtcactgggtgggtttgcactgacaaccttctggttagcagcccagtgctaagcgattgtaccaccagggatcagAACACTCAATATTCTAAGTCATCAGAATAGTTCTTTGAATGTTCAGAGGCCGGTCAGTACTATGACCCACTCTTAAAgcacagaaataaaagaagataTAATTCCACCTGATGTTTATTTGCATGATCCATAACATTTGAACCCCAGGGTCCTTAACTTCCAACATAAAGCAGGGACAGAAGAGAGAATCGGAGATACTTGAATAAGACTTGCATCTTTTTCATACTGCTTAAACAAACACCTACCtcaaatttcttcttctcttcctccagaaaCTGCCCAGAGGAAAATGGCAGCAGGAAATCACTCCACAGTGACTGAGTTCCTCCTCACTAGGCTAACAGAAAAGCAAGAGCTCCAGTtgcctctctttcttttcttcctaggagTCCATGTGGTCACAGCACTGGCGAATCTGGGCATGATCACACTGATTGGGCTCAGTTCTCacctgcacacccccatgtactatttcctcagcagTTTGTCCTTCACTGATCTCTGCTGTTCCACTGTCATTACCcccaaaatgctggtgaactttgtGACAGAAAAGAACAGCATCTCCTACCTTGAATGCATGACTCAGCTCTACctatttgcattttttattatATCAGAAGGCTctatgctggctgtgatggcatatgatcgctatgttgccatctgtaaTCTATTGCTTTACAATGTCACTATGTCTTATCAGGTCTGCTCCTGGCTGGTAGTTGAGGTATATATGATGGGTTTGATTGGTGCCACAGCTCATACATTTTGCATGCTTAAAGTGGTTTTCTGCAAGGCTAAAACAATCAACCATTACTTCTGTGATCTTTTTCCACTACTGGAGCTGTCCTGCTCCAGCACTTATATCAGTGAAGTGGTAATTTTGTGCTTCAGTACATTTAATATTCTTACATCAATCTTGGCCATCCTTGCCTCCTATGTCTCCATCATTGCCAGCATTCTGCTCATCCGCTCCACTGTGGGCAGGTCCAAAGCCTTCAGCACATGCAGCTCCCACATCACAGCTGTTACAATCTTCTATGGTTCTGCAGCATTCATGTACCTGCAGCCATCAAGTGTTAGCTCCCTAGACCAAGGCAAAGTTTTataccattatttttattttatattttatttttttattttatgttttattattcTACTTTATACCATTATTGTGCCAATGCTGAATTCGctgatctacagcctgaggaataaggatgtcaaagtTGCTCTAAATAAAATCATTGAGAAAAGACTATTTTGCAATGGCAAAGACCTCTAATTCTTGGAGAAGATTTAGTAAGTAAGAATTGTAGAGATAGCAACATATATACAGAAGTAGTGAGATTATTGCATTACTTATTTGGAAGAAATATCTAAAGGATAAGACTAGATTCATAGGGTCACATGGAGGACAGTGTCAATTCTAGGAAGTCCCAGACGTCACCCATAGTAACCCATATTACCTCTAATCATTTTTGTAAAAATCTACAAAGGACTTCAGGTGGGGatattataatttatatacatggGACTTAGCACTTTgtttaaaaaagatttatttatCTCAATTCATAGAATGATCTGTTTGGGTTGTATCTTTTGATCTTCTTAACAATTTGTGTATCTGACCTTTATTACTAATAAATGTGCAAACACACTCTTCTGGAGAAAAGTgatctcaaaataatttttaatcattTGAAATCTACAAAATTCAATTCCTACTAGCTACTATGTACAGAGAACTGTATTAAGGAATATGGGGCAGATGGTGAATTACAAGACATAATTACTCCCCATAAGATTATAACAATGTGGTGGAAGAGACTGGTAGAATAATCATGGCTAAATACATTATATGtatttgtacttatttctttatgcaacttttttttactgtgctttaagtgaaagtgtacatttcaagtcagtttttcatacaaaaatttatacacacattgttatgtgtccTTAGTTGCTCGCcccgtaatgtgacagcacactcctcctctccacctcatatttcccatgtccattcaaccatctcctgtccccttctgccttctcatctcacctctggagaggagctgcccacatagtctcatgtgtctacttgagctaagaagcacactcctaatGAGTATCACTTTATGGCTTATAGTACAgttcaatctttgtctgaagacttgccttcgggaatggttttagtttgggctaacagagagcctgggggccctgtcctctggggtccttacatctcagtaagaccattaaccATGATATTTTTACTGGCACTTGagatctgcatcctacttttctcctgctccatcggggattccctgttgtgttccctgtcagggtagtcagaggtagccaggcaccatctagttcttctgatctcaggctgatggagtctctggtttatgtggccctttctgtctcttgggctaacattttccttgtctttggtgctcttcattctcctttgctccaggtgggttgaaaccaattgatgtgtcttagatggccagttgatagcttttaagaccccaaacgccactcaccaaagtgggatgcagaacgttttcttgatattctttgttacgccaattgacatagatgtcccctgaaaccatgatccccagacctccaACCCAgttactctgtcctttgaagtgtttggtcgtattcaggaaacttcttagcttttggcttagtccagttgtgctgacttcccctgtattgtgttttgtccttcccatcacctaaaataattcttgcctactatctaattagtgaatacccccctcccttttttcccTTCTACCTTTGTAACCAccatagaatgttttcttctgtgtttaaaccttttcttgagttcttataatagtgttctcatagaatatttttccttttcaactaatttcactcagcataatgtcttctagattcatccatgttatgagatgtttcaaggattcattgttctttatcattgcgtagtattccattgtgtgtgaatatgccataatttgtttatccattcatcatttgatgggctccttggttgcttccatctttttgctattgtaaacagtgctgcaatgaacaggggtgtgcatatatgttcatgtaaaggctcttatttctctaggatatattccaaggagtgcagttgctggatcatatggtagttctatttctagtcttttaaggaagcaccaaattgatttccaaagtggttgtaccattttacatccccaccagcagtgtataagtgttccagtctctccacaacctctccaacgtttattattttgcattaatgctagccttgttggggtgagatggtacctcactgtagttttgattcacatttctctgatggctaatgatcaagaacatttcctcatgtatctgttagttgcctgaatgccttctttggtgaagtgcctgttcatatcctttgcccatttttcagttgggttatgcaacattcttttttttccagttttagtATTGCGCTGTCACCTCCATTTCCCTATGAAACCTATATTCATTTTCAACTATTTCTATAGATTTTTCTTGGCACCCATATTAGAGAATCACAGATGTAGAAGTGACATTCTTTGACTATGCATTGAACTCAGATGGATTACTTATTCACATGCAAAAGTTAAAATTGGAAAAATTTGTTTTCTGACTAATTACTTGTGCCCTTCGTCCCCCAAAACTAAAtgtttattaaggaaaaaaaatttgggagAATTGTTTTGTAGACACTCAATAATTGTTGAGGCTTCAAGTACAAACTTGGTAATCTCACTCCTTACTTGTCAAAGAAGGAGTGTAAAATAGAAAATGTGACTCAGAGAATATATTGCAAAGACTTCTAATCAATAAATTGCCTCCTCTTCCCCTTTCCCAAATAAGATCCCATTGGTCTTTTTTAGAATAGCAATCAGAAAAGTCTTTTTCATCCTCTTGAGAGGcaataaactaaaaacaaacaaaaaataaacccattaccATGGTGTCATTCCTATTAGTAACTCTCAGTAGCTTTTGTTGCCTCAGTTACCACCAGCTCCTCTGGCCAGTTGCTGAGCTCCCACATCTTCTCTTGCTGGTGGTAGAGTATCTGGATATATTTCCCCATCTCTCCCTAGAAAGTTTCTTCAGACTCTTAAAGACCAGatatttcactttatttttagagCCACTTCTAGATAAGAGCTATTGGTGTGTTTTTTCTAATGCTTCTAAGATTCAAAGCTTCTGAAACAATTGTATTAAGGAGAAACAAGCATGGTCATCTCCAAATAACATGATCCTCTTGACTGCTCATCTCTATAATGCTGTGCCCAGATGCAGAGCACAGGGCTACTGGGTCTTTTTAGACCAAGCATGAACATTTACATCTGGttaaagtgtatttttaaaatcatctgaCTGGACTGGCATGCCTAAAACTGTGCTTGCTTTACAACTTGCCATCAAATAGGAAACATTAATACACTGATGTGGTATCACCCCTTACGTCACCACATAAAATCACAAGTTGTAATGGGAGAGGTGAGGGTATTTCCCTCTTTGGAAACTAAAAAGAAACTTCTTTCTTGGCCTTCTACGTACTTACTAATCAGTCTTTATCTACGTATCTCATGTCTTAATCCTGCAAAAAGAAATATGTATATCTCTATATGTATGTGATTAAATATATTTGTATACATTTATGtgtaacatatatgtatatgtatgtgaattatattcatatacatatactGCTTGGATATGTTTCACAAGGGCTATGTTATATGTAATTTTGATTGTATTAATGTAGGCACTGAACAAACAACACCCACTGGGAAATGTTTTTTTTGCCCTGATGAGTGATAGGTTGAAATGACTGTGCATAAGAATTGTTCGTATTTAAGgggatttatttatatattaaaagttCTTAAAGGTGTTAATGAGATAAAAGTGTCTGAGCCATCTCTAGTTATTCTGAGGACTGGTAGACAATATGTTATTAAAATATTAGGATAGATATTAGACAGAtgccaaaatggaaataaagctCTACcacaacacagagagagagaaggagaaaaaaaaaaatttacaaattagaaaggaaaaaattcaTGGGCTTGTCAAGTACccttactaaaccaaaaccaaatctgttgccacctagtcaattttgattcatagtgaccctataggacagagtagaactgcccaatagggtttccaagaagcagcttgctagtagatttgaagtgccaaccttttggttagcagccaggctcttaaccactgcacaaccacagCTCCCAGTACCATTACAGAAGGGTACATGTAATCGAAAGTTTTAATAATAAGAAAGAACATGatatattaaataaattcaaACACTAAGCCCTATGATGGACTTGGATAATGTTCTCATACTCAGTTTGTCTCTCATTCCTTCTGACACAAGTATATTTTATTGtgtaaaagaaaacaattccTCATTAATAATTAGCATTTTCATGGACCACCGGTGTGTTACAGGGACAGAGCTGATGTTCACCTTCTGTATCAGTTAGGATTggaacccttgtggcacagtggttaagaatcagatgcaagggagcctgagaaatgccatgATTATTCTATTTGGCCATGTGCCAAACTAAGATCCAGGGCATTGATTATTGAGGAAGAAAGAATGAATATAAATGATATTTAGCAGTTGCAAGCCACACCTTACAAAATTTGTGTTTAGTCACAGAAAACTCTGGTGATCTCTCAAGAGTTTAACATTTGGATTAGGCATTGTGTCTAAGAAGAATAATAGTgtgattaaaataaaatgcataatgcataaataaaatgtattaatattttaatagctATTAAGATCTGCCAGAAAGGTATAAAATATGCTGGATGGGGTAGCTAATAGAAATCTCAACAAAGCTTATTTCTTAGGCCTTGCCTTCATTCATGCTGCTTCTCGGTCCTGAAATGGCCTCTTGATTCCATCTTGCCTTTCCAAATTGTACACACCTTTCAATGAAAAAGTCAACTGTCTATTTTTCCATGCATTTTTGACCACTCCAGGGTATCATTAGGCCCTTTTCTAGGTCATCACACATTCTATGGTAATAATGTCCTTTCTGGTACTGTTTACTATTAATGAATGCTTGTAGATATCTCTATGAAGATTATCAAATTCATGAGAACAGAAAACTATGTTTTACATTATTTCAGATTTCTTGGTCTATAGTTATATAATGGTTGTTGTGTGTGCcatatagtagattctgactcatagtgaccctacaggacagagtagaactctatcCCAAtgtagtttcctaggctgtaaactttatggaagcagactgaaaggccttttctcccttgtagtggctggtggatttgaactgctgacctttcagttagcagcctagcactttaccCAATTTGCTACTACGTTTCCTTATATAATTATTGATCAGCAAAATTCTCCACAGGGATTATGGATCATTCTGTTTCTAAGTTGGTGCCCTTCTCACTCCaaattgcaaaaagaaaaaaaaaagacataaaaataagcAGATTAAAGCCCCCAATCTATGAATTATTAAAACATTTAAGGCAGGGCCAAGAGGGTGGAATCCCCTGGTTAGAGAAATAACAACATCAAGAAACAGTTCAAGACCAGGACACAGGAAGATCATCCAATTAGCAGCCaagatagggaattcacaaaatcaaatcaaagctaaaagactgtaAA
Proteins encoded:
- the LOC135227816 gene encoding olfactory receptor 8G50-like, yielding MAAGNHSTVTEFLLTRLTEKQELQLPLFLFFLGVHVVTALANLGMITLIGLSSHLHTPMYYFLSSLSFTDLCCSTVITPKMLVNFVTEKNSISYLECMTQLYLFAFFIISEGSMLAVMAYDRYVAICNLLLYNVTMSYQVCSWLVVEVYMMGLIGATAHTFCMLKVVFCKAKTINHYFCDLFPLLELSCSSTYISEVVILCFSTFNILTSILAILASYVSIIASILLIRSTVGRSKAFSTCSSHITAVTIFYGSAAFMYLQPSSVSSLDQGKVLYHYFYFIFYFFILCFIILLYTIIVPMLNSLIYSLRNKDVKVALNKIIEKRLFCNGKDL